Genomic DNA from Osmia lignaria lignaria isolate PbOS001 chromosome 6, iyOsmLign1, whole genome shotgun sequence:
AGGCAAGTGACTACTTTAAGCTCTTAGGTAAGAAGAAGCTTGCGAACTATATTGTTCTATAGGAtaagaataaacaaaaaaaaaaaaaaaaaacagataatGCCAGATGAAGATTCGTAAAACTCGCTCTCTGTAACTTCGTGTTCCTCTGAATAACGCGATGGAAATTGTATCGAAGAGAAGTTGAAATTGATAAGAAATATGGTGAAACGAAGGCAATCGATACACGGGGGCCAACGAGCGGTGCGTTATCATTTTCGTACGATAAGAGGAACCATCTGTCCTTAGCGATAGGCAAAGTTGCAATTTCTTTAATTGTACACTACTCGTCGACAAACGTAGCGTATAAATTTctttgtaatatactttttttgtgatacttttacgCGGCTAGGTGGTCCGTCCAATTCGTATGTATTACCTTGTCGTCGTGGAATAAATTTTTACCAAAGCAGTATCGGCCGTTCGTTTTCCTGTCGGTTCGCGATCAAAAAGAATCGTAAAGAGATTGCCTGCTGCAGCGACGAGAGTTCATCCTCTGCGGGGCCAAccctattttcatttttccattccGTGAAACGATTTCTTCCTCGTCGATGTCATCCTTTTTTCCTCGCTGCGTTTCAGACGggtatttcaactattttcgTGACAAGATTTCCGTAAGTACGTAACTATGCGAAGTTCCAAGAAAGTTTCAGACTCTTTGCACGCATTTTAAGCCTGGTTATCAAGCTTCCTCTAAATTGTCACGAATCTTATCATCCTTCTCAACGAGCTTCTTAGCGAAATAACATGGATCGATATAAAGcgctttttataaatatacccCGATACTTTTCTGTTCCCAGCGTATCGTGCGCAATCTATTTCGAGGGTCGGCAAATATTCAAGGGAGTATCGGAGTACCAAGGCTCGCCCTTGTCGCTTTAACACACCCTTCTCAATTTGATCAACTTCCATTCAGAAAAGTTTCTTAGATCTGTCAGGTTTCaagggaaaaaaaatgaatccaACAATTTCTTCCGTttcaaaaatcaattaaaacttTGGTTGATATCTTTGATTCCTGAACTGACtgggaaaatatttttatcgagactatttcaattcaaatttaatcGAATTTAATTGAATTGCTCGACGTCAAATGAGAGCGAACAGGTTTACCGAAGTAGAGCAAATATTTGCAAACGATTGACGTTCGTTCAGTCTCGTTGCAGTTGCATcccttttgcaatatttttttttttatcagtttTAATACCAGGAATTATTTCGAAGGGAAGTTAGAAGGAACTGAGTGCGAAAGACACGCGGTAAACAGTGTCGTTGGAGTATAAGTGCTCCTCGCTGTGTCAACACTCTCCTTTGAAACGGTAGCCCTGCTTGTCTCTTAACAAACTTACCCCTCCGTTCTGTACATCGTTAACAACAACCCGTGCCTTTCTTCTTTCGTTCATCATTCATGTAGCGCAGTTTCTCGTAAAAGAACTACCAAAAATGACACGATATTTGTACCAAAAAATCCCTCGTTCCGTTCAGCAATTCTGCAATAATTTCgtatcaaattttcaatatctCAAAGTCAATCAATCAAAGTTTCCCTGCTTCGTCGCaagaataaataatgaaaaatacttCGATTAGGATAAAATTTATTCACGTTTGCCCCGAGACTCGTTTCTCCATTCATCTTTTCATCGATTACTACCAACACTCCAAAACTCCTCAACGTCTACAACTGTTGGATCACTGGTTAAGTAATCGATGGTATTTAAGTGCAACGTTGTTCGTCTGTAGTAACGAGGGTATTAACACGTGGTTGACTAATAGTCACGTTCTTCTCGCAGCAGGTTTCCTGTCGTTTGTTCGAGTTCTGCGCCTGTCCCGTCGGTGTTTGCGGTCTCCCTCGAAGGCTTCGCAGCATATAGCAACGTCTGTGAGGGCTGTGTCTGCTGTAGAAGCTGTCGTATCCGCTGCTCGTCGTGGCCGTTCGTTTCACCGCCAACACGGAGTGATGAGCACCGATCGGTAGCCCGCATCCGCATCCGGGTAACATTCTTCGTTTTCGTAGCAATCCTCGTCTCACGGTGCCACCAGCGCTGCACCCTGCGCAGACGTCATCGATCACCCCCGTTCCTTGAACACTCTGAAACAGCACGCGAGAAACGCTGGAGGATATGAAACATCTTTTACGATTATTGCTTTCTCTTTTACGAAATGTTCCTATTCTCTGGAATATATCTCTGACGGAGATACAATAAAGGGTAGAAATATACACGGTGAATAGAGTCTGCATTTCGAAGTAAAGgttgaaaattctaatttatttatttatttcaggaTGGAGTAAACATTGCGcaagaattttctatttcttcgagCCTTTCATATTAAACCAACCGTTTCGGACCGATGTGTTTGCTTTTCTACCGAGAAATATAACCATTTTATTATTACCAACTCGGACCACATAAACTGTCCGGGTAAATAATACTTGTGCCACGTGCTGACTATAATTTCACGATCTTTCGCTGAGAATTCACATGGGGGTTGATGAAATCGCGATACTCACCGGGTGACGTCTGCTCGTAAATAGTCTCTCGTAGGGTGTCATATAAATTCCACGGATAAGCAGATGATAGAAGGATTTCTTGTGTTCGAAATAATTGCGATAACAAGGTCGATGCTCGTACCGTAgattttctatgatttttttcatttttacaaaagCGCATAAAATATCAAAGAGCGCTCGACACCCTCGATCGCAACGCGAAactctcttttttctttaacaacACGTCAAGTTTTCAGCCGTTTGACTGGCACGAGTGGTAAAATTAAAcgctaaaaataaatataaaaaaaaatacactacCCAATCGGTCTCGATTTTCCGTTGTCGCGGCGTTTGTTCAAAGGACCGTTGGTTTTCGTTTTAATAGTCGCGGCGAATATTGAGTTACACCACTGTGGAAACGAAACCCCAGCCCTTCGAATGACAATATCGTTGGATCAATGCAAACCTTTATCCTCAATTTACCCCGTTCATCTGATACAAAATTTCGTCGCATACGAATTCATATAACTTTCGATATACGTTCGAATTTTTCGTTCATATATCTCTCTGAACAAGTGTCGCGCAATGGGGTGAAAAATTTGTTCTTCGAATGCTGCAGACGCAGCGACGCGCAGAATGGCACGCTATTGACACTTACTCTTCGACGGGGTCTTCTACGTGCCAAGCCACGGGAACCGCGACAAACAATCTCCACCACGCTTCGTCGAAAATTCCGAGTCATGAAGCAGTAGACAATAGGATTCAAGGCGCTGTTCGCGTGTCCCAGAAACAGGCAATAGGATAGAGCATTGGTCGTAACCGTTCCTTCTCCTGAAACAGTTTCATCGCTTTATCGTCCAACGGACAAAGTAACGCGCGCAATCATGCCCTTTCGCAGGTAATTTAATGAAGAAACTTTCGATTGCCCGTCGGAATGAACTCTCGTCGAACGTCTGCCTCGTTTCTCGCGAAAGGAAGGAATATCGCTACCGAGTTGCCACGGTATACAAGGGTATTCGATTAAAACCGGTGTGCGGTAACCGAACCCACCACTCACCGATTGCTCCGAGATCGATTAACAGCATTAAAACATTGTACGGCAGCCAGCAGAGAGCGAAAAGCACCGCCAGTAGGAGCAATATCCAGGCAATTCGACGTCGCTCCCGTACCAGCCTGAAACTCTGCGAACAGAATACAGGTGAGCTATTATAAACCTGGATGGATTTGGGTTAATTACGATTCCATTTGATCCTCGTTCACCTGGATTGATGAAGATTTTGATTTCCTGGGGGTAGAAAGAAGATTAGGACAGAGAAGTTTGTTGATGGAGAATTATTATGTTACATGGAAgtttatgtaaatatgtaaccCACGCAACTATGGTTGAATGGGCTTTAACGAAGCAAAGTTGGAGAATTGAATCTTTGGGCTGGATTTgattgaattaaattatattactttgtcctactcataaaattaatttccatttcatagaaattttcataaaatttattatcaagTTCCATCAGAAAACAACCATTTTCAAATATTCGACCAACCTGTTGCGAGCTGGCACTTCCTTCGACGCTGTCGCAATCGAAGGGCGGTTTCCTGGAGCAGAGCGTTCGACCCATCATCGAGTAAGAGAGTATCACGACGAAACCTAGAGGAAGAAAgcgatagaaataaaataaaatagatcggGGTAAAATGATTGATCTTTCCCCGAAAGAAATATCGGTTACTTTCTTGAGGGACGGATGGAAGCGATCGTGTTAAAGTTAGGCACCCTATTACTCATAACCTTACCGGGAATGGCATAAACCAAGACGAAACAGACGGCGCCGAAAAGATGTGCTCTAATACCAAGAGGCTTGAAGTCCTCCGAACAAATGTAGAACGCAGGTGGCCGTTGTGACACGCGAGAGATATCCTCGGTAAAATTCCTCGACATTGTCCACGATCCGTAGAAAGTAATGTTGCTAAGTTCCATGCCCGGGCTCTGGAGGGTCATCTGAAAGAGAGATTGGAAAACAACCGTCCGTCGATCTATCTTTGGGAAACCGAGGCGATAACGTCTGTTCGTAAcgaagtttctttctttcttttcaagtTTCCAGTGGAACGTTTTATTATATCACTTTCTGTCTTCTCTGCCAGCTGGAACTTTGTCCAAAGTAATTGGGGATAATCTGATGCAATAGGACACTTTTAGGATTGACGAAAGCAAACTCCTCGGTTTCCCATTTTTTTTACCACGTACCAACTGTTCAAAGTATACAATGGCATTGATTGCTCATTGCGTAATTCTCTATTCTCGAAATGCTTGACACTTATAGGACTGACagcgtttctttttattacttAGCGTAAAAGAAGTTTTGACAGTCATAATATTGCAGAAATAATAAACGAAGAGGGAGCTTCGAGAAAGGAGGCTTATAAAAACTCGATGCCATTCTTCTGCAATGAGAAGTGGGAAATTTGTTGGAAAATAGATGAAAAATGATTTGGAAGATTCATCGTTGTGATTATTAATCGATATTTCTTGAGAAATAAATTCTTATGACaggaagaatatttatttttcaagaagACAACGATGTCTGATAATTATCAGTGTGTTTCAATTGCAAAAGTTTAATTCGATTCGGATTTCGCTTTTAACAAGTAActgataaaaagaagaatacgACGAAGCGAAACGACAACAAAGGTATCGATGAAACCCTGTCATGATACCATTTCTCATCGTTAACAACCTTTGAACAGTACTTCGTATGGAATAAaagcattttaaaaaaaaaaagagagagagaaaaaaaatgaaatccaCGCAGGATTTTATACTGACCGCCCTTAAAACGGGAGCAAATATAATTAACGCCACCAGCCAAAGAGCCACGATAACGAAGATCGTGCTCTTACGATTAAATACACGACGAAACGCCATAGGACTTCTTATCGCCAGGTATCTATCGATGCTCATCGCTGTGATCGTGAAAACCGAGGCCGCCACGGCAACACCTATGaacaaacaatttttaatttatcgaccggccaaaattattttttaaataaatctccCGAAAAGAATAGTTTTCCAATCTCGATCCCTCGAGGAGCTTAAAGCAATAGAAcaccgtttttttctttttctcgtttcttctttcgtGACTTTCAACCACCCCCTTGAAAGAAATGGGCGAACAATAGttcttttctcgttttttttttcgctaGCTAAATGTTATTGTTGGCTATTGAATAAATTAGACATCCACCTCGAGGTGCTCGAACGTGGGAAGGAAGGTCGCattaagtaaaaaaagaaaaaactaatcGACACCAGGGTCGTCGAGGGAAACGGAAGTGCATGTACGTGTGCATGCATAGACGCATACAACCGCGCGGATCTTTTATGTATGAGCCAGACTGACTCTCGCCCACGATGCTCACCGGCCCATGAGTTATGTCGCGGCAATTCGTGACggtgatatttcattttcatttaatttgtcTGTCACATTTTCATCGGGGAAGAGTGTAAATATCGCCGAGAGAACCGTGCGATTCTTATTCAAAGGAAAAAGCAATTCTGGAAGGATTTCATTAACCTTGCAGACACCTTCTATCGATGTTAAGTATTTTTATACAATCGATCAGAATTCTGTTTAATTACCCTGAAGATAGGACGATAGCTTGCACATAACTTCCCCATGGATCCATACTATGGAAATTGCTTGACTGACAGCCACTGGCATGCAAATAGTGGTAACCAGTAGATCCGCCACCGACAGGTTGACCACGAAGTAATTAGTGACACTGTGAACAAAAGGGTTACGGTTTGTCAAACATTGCCAATCGCCTGATTTCGCGACATCTGGGTACATCAAACACTTTCGATATTAGAATCATCCGAGGTTccatattttcaatattccaagtattcgaataaaaatttttcattcctcgaacatttttgcaaaattaaatcaaaattctCATTCGCGAGCCTGAACTTTATGcataagagagagaaagagagcaatAACTTTTCCTCGCCAAATAAACTTGTAACGGGCCAATCGTGACGTTCGTTCATGTATCACGAAAACGAACCGATCGCTTATTTGCACGACGCTTCTTCGCTGTCGGAAATAAGCACACGGCTAACCATTTCATAGTCTAATGGCTGAGAACGTTCAAGGTGCATTCTTCTTCCGGTAGGAGCATGAAACGCGATGCAGGAAAACGTGGGAACTTATCAAATTCATTGGTGCCTCTTTATGGTCCGCGCTTTGGATAATGCatacatttcatttatttataaaaagaggATGTTAAAAAGGGCttaaattttcaaatggaataaatttgcaaatttgtataaataaatgtgtaaaaataaaaacagggAAATAAATACCCATTACTGCTAATACCAGAAATTTCTAACAATCATCCatttgtttataattaaatcCTGAATTCTTGCTTATAATACCTTGCATATTCAATAAACCCGATAATCTTCTATGTTTATACCGGATACTTTCTATCAGTGAATTCAATTTGTGCTCCATTGTTTACCAGCCGGTTGCATACGCGTTGTTTCCATCTTCCTCACGCATTCACACGCTTTTATCACTCATTAAACGTGTCCCATCTGTGCCACCCTGATCGTACATCTGCAGTTTATCAATAATCTATGATGAATCATAATTAACACctatctctatctctctcttgaGCAATATTCCTGAGTTCTTTAGAACGAAACTAGGTCGAGGAAATGCGCTTGTCCAGGGGCAGAGCAAGATATACAAGAGTTGCCAACGAGGTGCTAAGTAGTCGAGAATGTAAATGAATTGCCGGCAACCTGATAAAAACTCGCCCGTTGCGGCTCGTTTTTTTATCTAACGTTCATTTCGCTAATTTTCGAGCTAATGTTAAACACGCTACGAGcatcaaaaatttaaatattgattttgGGCCCATTGATGAtcgacatttttaattttatattatttaattataagaaaggtaaagtttgaataattttaataaaaacgtaATAATAATGTAAGAGAGTCGAAGCGAAAATTTGTGTGAACCTTGATCTTTCCGAGgtaatttctcaattttaaaaagaagcCCTGCCCAAACTTAATTAACTATATCAAGATTGATTCTAAAAGCAATATCCTGATGGCAAACCGACAGCCGCGATAGGGATGACGACCTCCCTAATCAAGCACCCATACAAGACCGTTTTAATCCAACTATCACACCGTACATTAGTTAAATTTCCCTTCTACAAGTTTAAATTACTTCAAAGTTACCCGCTGTATATTATTGCGCCTGCTCCTTGAAGCTGTTTTTCCATGCTAATCTTCAAGTACGAAGATTCGAATTTTTTCTCTGACAGGAATGTCAACACGTTGGTATCGTTAATTATTCAATAGCTTGTTTAATAACGACGGTCAACGTGAAACTTTTGCCTAAAACGGGAATTGAATCAATCGAGTGAAATAACATTTTGTTTACTCGACGAGAGATGAAATATTTGTCTATttagtgtatgtacatacatggtaatgcgaatgaaattattttctttactttgcaaatacaaatacaaatttggaaaagattttattttcaaatgtaattATAAAGGCTTTGTAATATTAGGGGTTGTGCAAGGGgtgttaatttctatttttagaaaattaaaaaataattttggaaaagattttattatgaaatgtaaTTATAAAGGCTTGATAATATTAAGGGgtgttaatttctatttttagaaaattaaaaaataattttggaaaagattttattatgaaatgtaaTTATAAAGACTTAATAATATTAAGGGgtgttaatttctatttttacaaaattaaaaaataattttggaaaagattttattatgaaatgtaaTTATAAAGGCTTGATTTAAGGGCTACGCAAGGGgcgttaatttctattttagaaaattaaaaattaattgtcgaaaattatattaaaataattgtactttttacCTGCGCATGTAATGGTACTTGAACACCACCGCGATG
This window encodes:
- the Gr10 gene encoding gustatory receptor 10 translates to MVSTTSLSSFNNSYNGTTFLNETFKMDITGDILWYFYDKFHSETNYLLIILYVPVIALAVTANTLVIAVVFKYHYMRSVTNYFVVNLSVADLLVTTICMPVAVSQAISIVWIHGEVMCKLSSYLQGVAVAASVFTITAMSIDRYLAIRSPMAFRRVFNRKSTIFVIVALWLVALIIFAPVLRAMTLQSPGMELSNITFYGSWTMSRNFTEDISRVSQRPPAFYICSEDFKPLGIRAHLFGAVCFVLVYAIPGFVVILSYSMMGRTLCSRKPPFDCDSVEGSASSQQSFRLVRERRRIAWILLLLAVLFALCWLPYNVLMLLIDLGAIGEGTVTTNALSYCLFLGHANSALNPIVYCFMTRNFRRSVVEIVCRGSRGLARRRPRRRSVQGTGVIDDVCAGCSAGGTVRRGLLRKRRMLPGCGCGLPIGAHHSVLAVKRTATTSSGYDSFYSRHSPHRRCYMLRSLRGRPQTPTGQAQNSNKRQETCCEKNVTISQPRVNTLVTTDEQRCT